A window of Azospirillum lipoferum 4B contains these coding sequences:
- a CDS encoding phage portal protein has protein sequence MLGVVKSIFRATFSRSLDAAGGGRLSKARTVRNLNSDILTTATTIQHRAAYFARNNAHITAAVNALVTNIVGTGIKPSSQHPDPQTREFLHALWSRWIDECDMDGFGDFYALQALMVRQMVETGESFARFVTFGPGDGLELPFQLQMIHPAQVPLETLSALVDNRIRGGVEFDAVGRRIAYHVLPARPDDPLAPLAGLWNPVPIAARDMVHLFNPVEPGQLRGLSWLAPVLLAVHEVDQLQDAALVRAKLANLLCAALVDPEGNAGGLPGDSKGGVLDIGLEPGTIIPLKPGTSLEFFDPKESEHYGAFIKSHLQAIAAGLGVPYELLTGDLSGVNYSSIRAGLVEFRKRLEHWQHNVVVYRLCRPAWDRFIRTAVLSGLIDFRAYEADPAAFHRVEWMPPKSMWVDPLKDVQAEIKAIRAGLKSRTQAVAERGYDVERIDADLAAEREREKRLGILLDSNPGQTTQAGLTPTLLTDESPAPEKTDA, from the coding sequence ATGCTTGGCGTTGTCAAGTCTATATTTCGTGCAACGTTCTCCCGTTCGCTGGACGCGGCCGGCGGTGGCCGCCTGAGCAAAGCTCGGACCGTCCGCAACCTGAACAGCGACATCCTGACGACGGCGACCACGATCCAGCACCGGGCCGCCTACTTCGCCCGCAACAATGCACACATCACGGCGGCGGTGAATGCCCTGGTGACGAACATCGTCGGCACCGGCATCAAGCCGTCGTCGCAGCATCCCGACCCGCAGACGCGCGAGTTCCTGCATGCCCTGTGGTCGCGCTGGATCGATGAGTGCGACATGGACGGATTCGGCGATTTCTACGCCCTGCAAGCCCTGATGGTCCGCCAGATGGTGGAAACCGGCGAGAGCTTCGCCCGCTTCGTCACCTTCGGCCCCGGTGACGGGTTGGAGCTGCCCTTTCAGCTCCAAATGATCCACCCGGCGCAAGTCCCTCTCGAAACCCTGTCCGCCCTGGTAGACAACCGCATCCGCGGCGGAGTGGAATTTGACGCCGTTGGCCGGCGGATTGCCTATCACGTCCTGCCCGCCCGCCCGGACGATCCGCTTGCGCCGCTGGCCGGGCTGTGGAACCCGGTGCCCATTGCAGCGCGGGACATGGTTCACCTGTTCAACCCGGTCGAACCGGGGCAGCTCCGCGGCTTGTCCTGGTTGGCCCCTGTGCTGCTGGCGGTGCATGAGGTTGACCAGCTTCAGGACGCCGCCCTGGTGCGCGCCAAGCTGGCGAACCTGCTGTGCGCGGCACTGGTGGACCCGGAGGGCAATGCCGGCGGCTTGCCGGGTGACAGCAAGGGCGGTGTGCTGGACATCGGCTTGGAACCCGGCACGATCATTCCGCTGAAGCCCGGCACATCGCTGGAGTTCTTCGACCCGAAGGAATCGGAGCACTACGGGGCGTTCATCAAAAGCCACCTTCAGGCCATCGCCGCTGGCCTGGGCGTGCCGTACGAGCTGCTGACCGGCGACCTGTCCGGGGTGAACTACAGCTCGATCCGGGCCGGGCTGGTGGAATTCCGCAAGCGCCTGGAGCACTGGCAGCACAACGTCGTGGTCTACCGGCTGTGCCGGCCGGCATGGGACCGCTTTATCCGCACGGCCGTGCTGTCCGGCCTGATCGACTTCCGTGCCTATGAGGCAGACCCGGCGGCATTTCATCGCGTCGAATGGATGCCACCAAAGTCGATGTGGGTCGATCCTCTTAAGGATGTCCAAGCGGAAATCAAAGCGATCCGGGCCGGCCTGAAGAGCCGCACTCAGGCAGTTGCCGAACGTGGCTATGACGTCGAGAGGATCGACGCGGACTTGGCGGCGGAGCGCGAACGGGAAAAGCGTCTCGGCATCCTCCTCGACAGCAATCCCGGACAGACCACCCAAGCGGGTCTCACACCAACACTGCTGACCGACGAATCCCCGGCTCCGGAAAAGACCGATGCATAA
- a CDS encoding LysR family transcriptional regulator — MQSPRRFLPSLSLLTAFEAAARTGSITAAAKELSLTQSAVSRQIKALEELLDVELFHRERQTIRLTAGGEYYVREVRDALRKISTASLNLRANPYGGTLSVAILPTFGVRWLAPRLPDFLTQNPGVTINLVTRMAPFDFRLDPVDVAIHFGRPDWPGGEMALLRRETVIPACSRDLRDRFAFRQPGDLRLAPLLHLTSRPDAWERWLTLHDTPADGVHGMLFDQFGTTIQAAVAGLGVALLPLFLIGEELRSGQLVPALDLPMESEDAYYVVWPSERASYPPLAAFRDWILTESREETHGVPSHATS, encoded by the coding sequence ATGCAGAGCCCCCGCCGCTTCCTCCCCTCTCTGTCCCTTCTGACTGCGTTCGAGGCGGCGGCGCGGACCGGCAGCATCACCGCGGCGGCGAAGGAGCTGTCCCTGACCCAGAGCGCCGTCAGCCGCCAGATCAAGGCGCTGGAGGAGTTGCTGGACGTCGAGCTGTTCCACCGCGAACGGCAGACCATCCGCCTGACCGCAGGCGGGGAGTATTATGTGCGGGAAGTGCGCGATGCACTGCGCAAGATCAGCACGGCGTCGCTCAACCTGCGCGCCAACCCCTATGGCGGCACGCTGAGCGTCGCGATCCTGCCGACCTTCGGGGTCCGCTGGCTGGCGCCGCGGCTGCCTGACTTTCTGACGCAGAATCCGGGTGTGACCATCAATCTGGTGACGCGCATGGCGCCCTTCGATTTCCGGCTGGATCCCGTCGACGTGGCGATCCATTTCGGCCGGCCGGACTGGCCTGGCGGGGAGATGGCGCTGCTGCGCCGGGAAACCGTCATCCCCGCCTGCAGCCGCGATCTGCGCGACCGTTTCGCTTTTCGGCAACCCGGCGACCTGCGCCTTGCCCCGCTGCTGCACCTGACCAGCCGCCCCGATGCCTGGGAACGCTGGCTGACCCTGCACGATACGCCGGCCGATGGCGTGCACGGCATGCTGTTCGACCAGTTCGGCACCACCATCCAGGCGGCGGTCGCCGGGCTGGGGGTGGCGCTGCTGCCGCTTTTCCTGATCGGGGAGGAGTTGCGGTCGGGGCAGCTGGTGCCGGCTCTCGACCTGCCGATGGAAAGCGAGGACGCCTATTATGTCGTGTGGCCGTCGGAACGGGCGAGCTATCCGCCGCTCGCAGCCTTCCGCGATTGGATCCTGACGGAAAGCCGGGAGGAAACCCATGGAGTGCCGTCGCACGCAACATCATGA
- a CDS encoding putative bifunctional diguanylate cyclase/phosphodiesterase has translation MPSMPLREEDRLAALQRYELLDTPEEPAFDQITRLAAKLLNVPIALISLVDRDRQWFKSRVGLPARETPREQSFCAHALQSESLLVIGDARQDHRFAANPLVTGDPHIRFYAGAPLRTADGLTLGTICVIDDQPRPALSPEEEETLRDLSAMVMAHIEARRAVGYLHPVTSLSNRFRLLADIDALLAASAGEDRTRLTLVVIDTAASQQYAELTRVLGQVSADAFEVDCARRIAACLPDRTRLYHLSPARFACILIDRHEDELTATLDRIGDAIRSPFHYQGVPIAVSTGIGFVHHPDRPGGSVELLRAAASAAHQSLETQKPWCAYDEEQDRASHRAFLLLRNLTEAIGGSQAEATGTATGRGGQLHIAYQPKIDLRTDTCMGAEALLRWTHPELGPISPAEFVPLAERTALVRPLTEWVIGAVLVQIARWRRRGIALPVSINISMLDLGANDFADRVAAMLDRHGVQADWIDFEVTESALMTDRAVVDRQLDQLRRLGIEVEIDDFGTGQSALSYLKDIPATAVKIDQRFIRSIATERSDQIMVRSTIELAHDLGYRVVAEGVETVEAYEWLRLHSCDLGQGYLFSRPLAPAAFEDWLAAGAFRPATAVAV, from the coding sequence ATGCCCTCGATGCCGTTACGGGAGGAAGACCGGCTTGCCGCCCTTCAGCGCTACGAGTTGCTCGATACTCCCGAGGAGCCGGCCTTCGACCAGATCACCCGACTGGCCGCAAAGTTGCTGAATGTGCCGATCGCGCTGATTTCGCTGGTCGACCGTGATCGGCAATGGTTCAAATCGCGGGTCGGCCTGCCGGCGCGGGAAACGCCGCGTGAGCAGTCATTTTGCGCCCATGCGCTTCAGTCCGAGTCTCTCCTCGTGATCGGCGACGCCCGCCAGGACCACAGATTCGCCGCCAACCCGCTGGTGACAGGCGATCCGCACATTCGCTTCTATGCCGGCGCCCCTCTGCGGACGGCCGACGGCCTGACGCTGGGCACCATCTGCGTGATCGATGACCAGCCCCGCCCCGCCCTGTCGCCCGAGGAAGAGGAGACCCTGCGCGACCTGTCGGCGATGGTGATGGCCCATATCGAGGCGCGGCGCGCCGTCGGTTACCTGCATCCGGTCACCTCGCTGTCGAACCGCTTCCGCCTTCTTGCCGACATCGACGCTCTGCTGGCGGCCTCAGCCGGCGAGGATCGCACCCGTTTGACCTTGGTGGTGATCGACACCGCCGCTTCCCAGCAATACGCCGAGTTGACCCGCGTGCTGGGCCAGGTCAGCGCCGACGCGTTCGAGGTCGATTGCGCCCGCCGCATCGCCGCCTGCCTACCGGACCGCACCCGACTTTACCACCTGTCGCCAGCCCGCTTCGCCTGCATCCTCATCGACCGGCATGAGGATGAGTTGACGGCCACGCTCGACCGCATCGGCGACGCCATCCGCAGCCCCTTCCATTACCAGGGGGTGCCCATCGCGGTCTCCACCGGCATCGGATTCGTCCATCATCCGGACCGGCCGGGCGGAAGCGTGGAACTGCTGCGTGCAGCCGCCAGTGCCGCCCACCAGTCGCTGGAAACGCAGAAACCCTGGTGCGCCTATGACGAGGAGCAGGACCGCGCCTCCCACCGCGCCTTCCTGCTGCTGAGAAACCTGACGGAAGCGATCGGCGGCTCCCAAGCGGAAGCCACCGGTACCGCCACGGGGCGCGGCGGGCAGCTGCACATCGCCTACCAGCCCAAGATCGACCTACGCACCGACACCTGCATGGGGGCCGAGGCGCTGCTGCGCTGGACCCATCCGGAGCTGGGGCCGATCTCTCCGGCGGAGTTCGTGCCGCTGGCCGAGCGGACGGCGCTGGTGCGCCCTTTGACCGAGTGGGTGATCGGGGCAGTGCTGGTCCAGATCGCACGGTGGCGCCGACGCGGGATCGCGCTGCCGGTCTCGATCAACATCTCGATGCTGGATCTCGGGGCCAACGACTTCGCCGACCGGGTGGCCGCCATGCTGGACCGGCACGGGGTGCAGGCGGACTGGATCGATTTCGAGGTGACGGAAAGCGCGCTGATGACCGACCGGGCGGTGGTCGACCGGCAGCTCGACCAACTGCGCCGGCTGGGGATCGAGGTCGAGATCGACGATTTCGGAACCGGCCAGAGCGCGCTGTCCTACCTGAAGGACATCCCGGCGACGGCGGTGAAGATCGATCAGCGCTTCATCCGCTCCATCGCCACCGAGCGCAGCGACCAGATCATGGTCCGCTCCACCATCGAGCTTGCCCACGATCTCGGCTATCGGGTGGTGGCGGAGGGGGTGGAGACCGTCGAAGCCTATGAGTGGCTGCGCCTGCACAGCTGCGACCTCGGACAGGGTTACCTGTTCTCCCGCCCGCTCGCGCCGGCGGCCTTCGAAGACTGGCTGGCGGCGGGCGCCTTCCGGCCCGCCACCGCGGTTGCAGTATGA
- the hglS gene encoding 2-oxoadipate dioxygenase/decarboxylase HglS produces the protein MSAQSFIDPGFIGPDAIRTLFSTAMSEMYRTEVPAYQTLVELVCEVNEAVLAADPAERHRLEAAGGLARITEERHGAIRLGTANELSTMRRLFAVMGMQPVGYYDLSEAGVPVHSTAFRPVTDEALSRNPFRVFTSLLRLDLIADAGLRQEAEQVLAARSIFTAGCLALIEKAEAAGGLTEEEATRFVAEALETFRWHSRANVPLELYKRLHDAHRLIADVVSFKGPHINHLTPRTLDIDAVQRMMPEKGIAPKAVVEGPPTRRCPILLRQTSFKALSEPVDFRDGNGWRSGVHTARFGEIEQRGIALTPKGRALYDALLQDSRRLVAPAADGSNAAEYMAALQEVFAPFPDSWEEIRRQQLGYFSYSLTEAGRRNPPAPDADLEALIAAGLVRFDPVVYEDFLPVSAAGIFQSNLGDDAQQDFSASPNQQRFEADLGTPVLNPFDLYAEIERASIDACLSAMSPATA, from the coding sequence ATGAGTGCCCAGAGTTTCATCGACCCCGGCTTCATCGGCCCCGATGCGATCCGTACCTTGTTCTCCACCGCCATGTCGGAGATGTACCGGACGGAGGTGCCCGCCTATCAGACGCTCGTCGAACTGGTTTGCGAAGTAAACGAGGCGGTGCTGGCCGCCGACCCGGCGGAGCGCCACCGGCTGGAGGCCGCGGGCGGTCTCGCCCGCATCACGGAGGAGCGTCACGGCGCGATCCGGCTCGGCACCGCGAATGAGCTGTCCACCATGCGCCGCCTGTTCGCGGTGATGGGCATGCAGCCGGTCGGCTATTACGACCTGTCGGAAGCCGGTGTTCCCGTCCATTCCACCGCCTTCCGTCCGGTGACCGACGAGGCGCTGAGCCGCAATCCGTTCCGTGTCTTCACCTCGCTGCTGAGGCTCGACCTGATCGCCGACGCGGGACTGCGGCAGGAGGCGGAACAGGTGCTGGCCGCGCGCAGCATCTTCACCGCCGGTTGCCTCGCCCTGATCGAAAAGGCCGAGGCGGCCGGCGGGCTGACGGAGGAGGAGGCCACCCGCTTCGTCGCGGAGGCGCTGGAAACCTTCCGCTGGCACAGCCGGGCCAATGTGCCGCTGGAGCTCTACAAGCGGCTGCATGACGCCCATCGGCTGATCGCCGATGTCGTTTCCTTCAAGGGACCGCACATCAACCATCTGACCCCGCGCACGCTGGACATCGACGCAGTGCAGCGGATGATGCCGGAGAAGGGCATCGCGCCCAAGGCGGTGGTGGAAGGTCCGCCGACCCGGCGCTGCCCCATCCTGCTGCGCCAGACCTCCTTCAAGGCGCTGAGCGAGCCGGTCGATTTCCGCGATGGCAACGGCTGGCGTTCGGGCGTCCACACCGCGCGTTTCGGTGAAATCGAACAGCGCGGCATCGCGCTGACGCCGAAGGGCCGTGCGCTGTACGACGCCTTGCTGCAGGATTCTCGTCGACTCGTCGCCCCTGCGGCCGACGGATCCAATGCCGCCGAGTATATGGCGGCCCTGCAGGAGGTCTTCGCTCCGTTCCCAGACAGCTGGGAGGAAATCCGCCGCCAGCAGCTCGGCTATTTCAGCTATTCCCTGACCGAGGCCGGACGGCGCAACCCGCCGGCACCGGATGCCGATCTGGAGGCGCTGATCGCGGCCGGTCTCGTCCGGTTCGATCCGGTGGTCTATGAGGATTTCCTGCCGGTCAGCGCCGCCGGTATCTTTCAGTCCAACCTGGGCGACGATGCACAGCAGGATTTCTCCGCCAGCCCGAACCAGCAGCGCTTCGAAGCCGATCTCGGCACTCCCGTCCTGAACCCGTTCGACCTCTATGCGGAGATCGAACGGGCCTCCATCGATGCCTGCCTGTCGGCGATGAGCCCGGCGACGGCGTAG
- a CDS encoding prohead protease/major capsid protein fusion protein: MIRGLGVTTPTTLNAEARTVDVIALSGLAPAARPAPAPDGAREAWIEELDAGGADLSRFIGGPALKDHRPTTDNAVGVVDAAHVDGARILATVRFATKPVADELMSDVGGGIVRGVSLGYRVTKWQMAGRRDGLRVFRAIAWEPYELSFTPVPVDAGAIVRSKIVPNPTPNPDFKPCEGCATPKGCAAFGGCVRDAEAGTEAPPAPAPSPTGQPAPTDGTRAQINREIRTVAHVAGLPASFADSLIDNGATVEAARAAAFADLARRGGVTISNAAPIMLGTDHTDPSSIRRSMADALAARLAPGLVKPEGRAREFMGHRALDMVGELAVARGQRFNRFDQNALMERAIGAHTTGDFPLLLADAGNKILLARYAAANPTYRQWAARRGFTDFKPHKFLRVGDFPSFQNLAESGEVNYGTMSENREQVSAAEFATGIIIGRRALVNDDLSALSDFSSMIAIRTAADENRLVYGLLTANPVMSDGKTLFHADHDNKAAAAAAITVASVGVAVAALRKMKSLDGIPLNLTPRFLVVGPDKELEGRQVLASITPAKAGDTNPWAGMMELIVDANITGNGWYVMADPAICPTVVYGYVAGSEGPQIKTETDFDTQAVKVRAGLDFGYGVIDFRGAHSNAGA; the protein is encoded by the coding sequence ATGATTCGAGGCTTGGGTGTCACCACGCCTACCACGCTCAACGCTGAAGCTCGCACGGTCGACGTGATCGCGCTGTCCGGTCTTGCACCCGCCGCGCGGCCAGCTCCGGCACCGGATGGCGCGCGGGAAGCCTGGATCGAGGAGCTGGACGCGGGCGGCGCAGACCTCTCCCGCTTCATAGGCGGGCCGGCGCTGAAGGACCATCGCCCGACCACGGACAACGCCGTTGGCGTGGTCGATGCGGCGCATGTGGACGGCGCCCGTATCCTGGCAACCGTCCGCTTCGCCACCAAGCCCGTCGCCGATGAACTCATGAGCGATGTCGGCGGCGGCATCGTCCGCGGTGTCTCACTCGGCTACCGCGTCACCAAGTGGCAGATGGCCGGGCGCCGCGACGGCTTGCGCGTGTTCCGCGCCATCGCCTGGGAACCCTACGAACTCTCATTCACCCCTGTGCCCGTGGACGCGGGCGCCATCGTCAGGAGCAAGATCGTGCCCAACCCAACTCCGAATCCCGATTTCAAGCCGTGCGAAGGTTGCGCCACGCCGAAGGGATGCGCCGCTTTCGGCGGATGCGTCCGTGATGCGGAAGCCGGCACCGAGGCGCCTCCCGCCCCGGCTCCGTCCCCGACCGGCCAACCCGCCCCTACGGACGGCACCCGCGCACAGATCAACCGGGAAATCCGCACCGTCGCCCATGTGGCTGGTCTGCCGGCCAGCTTCGCGGACAGCCTGATCGACAACGGCGCTACCGTCGAGGCCGCCCGTGCCGCCGCCTTCGCCGATCTGGCCCGCCGCGGTGGCGTCACCATTTCCAACGCCGCGCCGATCATGCTGGGCACCGACCACACCGACCCCAGCTCCATCCGCCGGAGCATGGCCGATGCACTGGCCGCCCGCCTCGCTCCCGGCCTGGTGAAGCCCGAGGGCCGGGCGCGCGAGTTCATGGGGCACCGCGCGCTGGACATGGTGGGCGAACTGGCCGTGGCGCGGGGGCAGCGCTTCAACCGCTTCGACCAGAACGCGCTGATGGAACGCGCCATCGGGGCGCACACCACCGGCGATTTCCCCCTGCTGCTGGCCGACGCCGGCAACAAGATCCTGCTGGCGCGCTACGCCGCCGCCAACCCGACCTATCGCCAGTGGGCGGCCCGGCGCGGCTTCACCGATTTCAAGCCGCACAAGTTCCTGCGCGTGGGGGATTTCCCGTCCTTCCAGAACCTCGCCGAGTCGGGGGAGGTGAATTACGGCACCATGTCGGAGAACCGGGAACAGGTCTCCGCGGCCGAGTTCGCCACGGGGATCATCATCGGGCGCCGCGCGCTGGTGAACGACGATCTGTCGGCGCTGTCGGACTTCTCCAGCATGATCGCCATCCGCACCGCGGCGGACGAAAACCGGCTGGTCTATGGCCTGCTGACCGCCAACCCGGTCATGTCGGACGGCAAGACGCTGTTCCACGCCGATCACGACAACAAGGCCGCCGCTGCCGCGGCTATCACCGTGGCGAGCGTTGGCGTCGCGGTGGCGGCGCTGCGCAAGATGAAGTCCCTGGACGGTATCCCGCTCAACCTGACGCCGCGGTTCCTGGTGGTCGGGCCGGACAAGGAGCTGGAGGGCCGGCAGGTTCTGGCGAGCATCACCCCGGCCAAGGCTGGCGACACCAACCCCTGGGCCGGGATGATGGAGCTGATTGTCGACGCCAACATCACCGGCAACGGCTGGTATGTGATGGCGGACCCCGCGATTTGCCCGACCGTGGTCTATGGCTACGTGGCCGGGTCCGAAGGTCCGCAGATCAAGACGGAAACCGATTTCGACACCCAGGCGGTGAAGGTCCGGGCTGGGCTGGACTTCGGTTATGGCGTCATCGACTTCCGGGGCGCCCATTCGAACGCCGGAGCGTAA
- a CDS encoding phage head-tail joining protein translates to MAALTELMAWRDTLERARFSGHRTVRFGDREVTYRTDGEMAAALSDLERQIGAASGTTPIRMIRISSSKGL, encoded by the coding sequence GTGGCTGCGCTGACAGAGCTGATGGCGTGGCGCGATACGCTCGAACGCGCCCGCTTCAGCGGCCACCGCACGGTACGGTTCGGAGACCGTGAGGTGACGTACCGAACGGATGGCGAAATGGCCGCGGCTCTCTCGGACCTTGAACGACAGATCGGGGCTGCCAGCGGCACGACACCAATCCGAATGATTCGTATCTCATCGTCAAAGGGACTGTGA
- a CDS encoding CBS domain-containing protein, which translates to MKAIDLMTPRVITIGTDATVADAARKMLENNISGMPVLDAAGKVVGIISEGDLLRRVELGTERHRSWWLGLVSGGTLPAEDFVKSHARKVADVMTAHVTTVDENASPEEVVRLMETRRIKRVPVVRQGTLIGIISRANLLRALASVSPETPAAAPDDRVLKERVSAAVKELSWDSRSHDAIVVRNGVVHLWGFISSASQRDAIRVAAEGVPGVKAVENNIQVVDPAESGAWGL; encoded by the coding sequence ATGAAGGCAATCGATCTGATGACGCCGCGGGTCATCACCATCGGCACGGACGCGACTGTCGCCGATGCGGCCAGGAAGATGCTGGAGAACAATATCAGCGGCATGCCCGTGCTGGATGCTGCCGGCAAGGTGGTCGGCATCATCAGCGAGGGCGACCTGCTGCGCCGGGTGGAACTCGGGACCGAGCGCCACCGCTCCTGGTGGCTGGGACTGGTATCCGGCGGCACTCTGCCGGCGGAGGACTTCGTCAAATCCCATGCCCGCAAGGTCGCGGACGTCATGACCGCCCATGTCACCACCGTCGACGAGAATGCCTCGCCCGAGGAGGTGGTGCGGTTGATGGAAACGCGGCGAATCAAGCGCGTGCCGGTGGTCCGCCAGGGCACCTTGATCGGCATCATCAGCCGGGCGAACCTGCTGCGTGCCTTGGCCAGCGTCTCGCCGGAGACCCCGGCGGCGGCCCCTGACGACCGTGTGCTGAAGGAGCGTGTCTCTGCGGCGGTGAAGGAACTGTCCTGGGATTCGCGGTCGCATGACGCCATCGTCGTCCGCAACGGCGTCGTTCATCTCTGGGGCTTCATCAGCAGCGCGTCCCAGCGCGATGCCATACGCGTTGCGGCGGAAGGCGTTCCCGGCGTGAAGGCGGTGGAGAACAACATCCAGGTCGTCGATCCGGCGGAAAGCGGGGCCTGGGGTCTGTAA
- a CDS encoding DUF2190 family protein, with translation MKNFIQKGDSITAPAPAGGVTSGSGVIVGTLFGVAASTAVEGELVSLATVGVYELTKPISTTFTSGGAVSFDIATRQCVAPGSGKHPIGAAIEAAGNGSTTVKVRLDGVSTTAAS, from the coding sequence ATGAAGAACTTCATCCAGAAAGGCGACTCCATCACTGCGCCGGCTCCGGCCGGCGGCGTCACCAGCGGGAGCGGCGTCATTGTCGGCACGCTGTTCGGCGTGGCCGCGTCCACAGCGGTGGAAGGCGAGCTGGTATCGCTCGCGACCGTCGGCGTGTATGAGCTGACGAAGCCGATTTCCACCACCTTCACCAGCGGGGGAGCCGTTTCCTTCGATATCGCGACCCGCCAGTGCGTGGCGCCCGGCTCCGGAAAGCACCCCATCGGCGCGGCCATCGAGGCCGCTGGCAACGGCTCCACCACGGTCAAGGTCCGGCTGGACGGCGTGTCCACCACCGCTGCGTCCTGA
- a CDS encoding head-tail joining protein, translated as MHFTDAIAFAFDGQLTTFGEKVVVGGFEMLGIFDRGYLPVDVGGQVAMASTAPTLTIKEGIVTLTTKTAVSVRGEGYSIIEIQPDGAGAVRLVLREA; from the coding sequence ATGCACTTCACCGATGCTATCGCCTTTGCTTTCGATGGCCAGCTTACGACCTTCGGTGAGAAGGTCGTGGTTGGCGGTTTCGAAATGCTCGGCATCTTTGATCGCGGCTATCTGCCGGTAGACGTGGGCGGACAGGTTGCGATGGCTTCGACTGCGCCAACCCTCACAATCAAAGAAGGGATCGTCACGCTAACCACCAAAACGGCTGTGTCGGTCAGAGGTGAAGGCTACTCCATCATCGAAATTCAGCCTGATGGCGCCGGTGCGGTGCGTCTGGTTTTACGGGAGGCGTAA
- a CDS encoding NAD(P)/FAD-dependent oxidoreductase — MLNDPRSHGLWERTAPPAPPTTPLSGAVRADVVIVGAGYTGLSAALHLAESGVDAVVVEAVEIGFGGAGRNVGLVNAGMWVMPDQLVNTLGPVYGERLIELLGNAPRAVFDLIKKHAISCEDERSGTLHCGVGPAGLRELEQRAAIWQKRGAPVRLLDAAETAEKVGTRAYTGSLLDLRAGTIQPLAYARGLAAAAVKAGARIFTRSPVQSASETGGKWEVKTATGSVLADWVIVATDAYSIGPWVQLRTEQVHLPYFNLATEPLSDAMRKAILPERQGVWDTKSVLSSYRFDRQGRLVFGSVGALRGTGIAVHRAWAQRSLAALFPQLGPVRFESEWYGQIGMTKDNLPRFHRLGRNVIGFSGYNGRGIAPGTVLGRCLADRITGKLTDAEMPLPDTAPDTVAGRAVREAAYEYGAQATHLVGARLPGRI; from the coding sequence ATGCTGAACGATCCGCGGTCGCATGGGCTTTGGGAACGGACGGCACCGCCGGCGCCACCGACCACGCCGCTGAGCGGCGCGGTCAGGGCAGACGTGGTGATCGTCGGGGCCGGCTACACCGGCCTGTCGGCCGCCCTGCATCTGGCGGAAAGCGGCGTCGACGCGGTGGTCGTCGAGGCGGTGGAGATCGGCTTCGGCGGCGCCGGGCGGAATGTCGGGCTGGTCAACGCCGGCATGTGGGTGATGCCCGACCAACTCGTCAACACGCTGGGGCCGGTCTATGGCGAGCGGTTGATCGAGCTGCTCGGGAATGCTCCGCGCGCCGTGTTCGATCTGATCAAGAAGCACGCCATCTCCTGCGAGGACGAGCGCAGCGGCACCCTCCACTGCGGCGTCGGTCCCGCGGGCTTGCGCGAACTGGAGCAGCGGGCGGCGATCTGGCAGAAGCGCGGGGCGCCCGTGCGCCTGCTCGACGCCGCGGAAACGGCGGAGAAGGTCGGCACCAGGGCCTATACCGGCTCGCTTCTCGACCTGCGGGCCGGCACCATCCAGCCGCTGGCCTATGCCCGCGGGCTGGCCGCCGCCGCCGTGAAGGCGGGTGCCCGCATCTTCACCCGCAGCCCCGTCCAGTCGGCAAGCGAAACCGGCGGCAAATGGGAGGTGAAGACCGCCACCGGCAGTGTGTTGGCCGATTGGGTGATCGTCGCCACCGACGCCTACAGCATCGGCCCCTGGGTGCAGCTTCGCACCGAGCAGGTCCACCTGCCCTACTTCAATCTGGCGACGGAGCCGCTGTCCGACGCGATGCGGAAAGCCATATTGCCGGAGCGGCAGGGGGTGTGGGACACCAAATCGGTGCTCAGCTCCTACCGGTTCGACCGTCAGGGACGGTTGGTGTTCGGCAGCGTCGGCGCATTGCGGGGAACGGGCATCGCGGTGCACCGGGCTTGGGCGCAGCGCTCGCTTGCCGCTCTGTTCCCGCAGCTCGGTCCGGTGCGGTTCGAGTCCGAATGGTACGGGCAGATCGGGATGACCAAGGACAACCTGCCCCGTTTCCACCGGCTGGGCCGCAACGTGATCGGCTTCAGCGGCTACAACGGCCGCGGCATCGCGCCCGGCACGGTTCTCGGCCGCTGCCTTGCCGACCGCATCACCGGCAAACTCACCGACGCGGAGATGCCGCTTCCCGACACGGCCCCGGATACGGTCGCCGGCCGTGCGGTGCGTGAAGCCGCCTACGAATATGGGGCGCAGGCGACCCACCTCGTCGGCGCGCGGCTGCCGGGTCGGATCTGA